From the Deinococcus sonorensis KR-87 genome, the window GGGCGGCCCGCCCGCGCTTCCTGGCGCGTCACCACCAGCAGCCCGGCCCGCACGAGCGCCAGCACGTCGCGGTGCACCTGCCGGATATCGGTGCGGAGCCGGCGGGCCACGGCGGCAATGCTCGCCTCCTGGGCCAGGAACTGCCCCAGCACCTCCCGCACCCGGGGGTGCAGCAACAAACGGATGGCGGCAGGGTCAGTGACGTGCAGCGCGCTACTCACGGCCGTATCTTACGGTGCGAGTAGCACGCCGCGCACCATACCTCCATGAACCACGACCTGCTCCACCAGCACGCTGAAGTTCGTCTGGAGTCGCTGCACCGTGAGGTCCGGGAGCTGGCCGCCTGCCGCCCTGCCCGGCGCTGGCCCCGCCTGCGCGTCCAGATTCCTCTGACCGGCTGGGTCCTGCTGCTGGTGCCCGGCTGAGCTGCTCCACATGAAGCCGGGGCATGGTATGCCCACGTCCCGCTTCTGCTCTACTGCGCTGGATGCCATCGCTCGCCCGTTTCGTGACCGGCCGTCCCTGGCTGGTGCTGTCCCTCTGGGGAGTGTTGGTCCTGCTCTGCCTGCCGTTTGCGGCCCAGGCCCCTCGCCGGCTCAGCGCCGACCCCGGCGCCTTGCAGGTCTCGGAGAGCGTCCGCGTGACCCAGCTGCTGAAGGAGCGCTTCGGGGAGGCCGACACCAACACCGTGCTGCTGGTGCTGGAGGGCCGTGTGCCGCAGGGCAGCCCCACGTTTCAGGCGGCCTATACCCGCTTCATGGCGGGGCTGGCGCAGGTGCCGGGCGTGTCGCGCACGGTGCGCTACGACGCCCAGCAGGCCTACCGCACCGTCAGCCCGGATGGCCTGCTGACCCTGTCGGTGGCCCAGATTCCGCTGCGCGAAGGCGCTTCGGCCGCACTCTCGGCGGTGCGGGCGTATGTCGCCGCGCAGAAAGACCTGCCGTTCCGGGTGCGGGTGACGGGTGGGCAGGCCATCGCCGACGACTTCACCACCTACGCCGAGAGCGACACCAAGCGCAGCGAGTTCGCGGCGCTGCCGCTGACGGCCGTCGTGCTGCTGTTCGTGTTCGGGGCGCTGGTGGCCACCGGGCTGCCGCTGCTGATGAGCGTGCTGAGCATCACGGTGGCCATGGCCGGGCTGTACGGGCTGACTCAGCTCACCACCGTCAGCACCTTCGCGCAGAGCGTCATCACGCTGCTGGGGCTGGGGGCCGGCATCGACTACGCCCTGCTGATGGTCAACCGCTTCCGCGAGGAACTGGCCCGGCACGGCGACGCCCGGGAGGCGGCCCGCCGCACCGTGCTGACCGCCGGGCGGTCGGTGGCCTTCAGCGGCCTGACGGTGGCCATCGCGATGGCCGCGCTGATCATTCCGCCGCTGTCGTTTGTGCGTGGCATGGGGCTGGGCGGCGTGCTGGTGGTGGTGCTGACGGTGCTGGCCAGCCTGACGGCGCTGCCGGCCTGCTTCGTGCTGCTCGGCGAGCGGGTCAACAGCCCGCGCCTGCTGCGGCTCAGCTGGAGCCAGAGCCCGCAGGCCAGCGCCGCCTGGACGCGCTTCGCCCGCCGGGTGACCGCCCGGCCGTGGCTGTCGGTGCTGTCTGGGACGGTGCTGCTGCTGGCCCTGGCGTCGCCCGCCCTGGAGCTCAAGACCGGCTACGCGGGCGCCTTCGGGCTGACGCCGGGCGTCGAGTCGCGCGACGCCCTGACGGACGTGCAGCGGCTGGGGGCCGGCGGCCTGCTCAGCAGCTTCGAGGTGATCGTGGACCTGGGTGCCGAGCGCTACGGGCCAGCCACCCGGCCACAGTTCCGGCAGCTGGTGGAGCAGCTGCAGCGGCTGCCGGGCGTGGCGGCCGTGATCTCGCCGTTCGTGCGGGCCAGCGACCTGGGCACGGCGCAGGGGACCGGCCTGGACCGCACCTTTCAGCTGGCGGCGCTGGCGCAGCGCTCGGTCAGCCGGGACCGGCAGTATCTGCGCGTCACGGTCATTCCGGAGAGCAATCTGCGCGCCGACCACATCGATCCGTTCGAGCAGCGGGTGCGCCGCGTGCTGGACGGCAGCGGGCACCCGTATCTGCTGGGCGGCGCGCCGGTGGGCGAGCGAGAATTCACCCGCGCCCTGGTGAACGCCACGCCGCTGGCGATCGGGGTGGTGTTTGCCGCCACCTTCCTGCTTCTGCTGGTGGCCTTCCGCAGCCTGGTGGTGCCCATCAAGAGCATTCTGATGAACACCCTGACGGTGGGGGCCACCTATGGCGTGGTGGTGCTGGTGGTCCAGAAGGGTGTGCTGGCCGGGCCGCTGGGCATTCCGGCCGACGTGGGGGTGCTGGACAGCTCGCTGCCGCTGGTGCTGTTCGCGGTGCTGTTCGGGCTGAGCATGGACTACGAGATCTTCCTGCTGTCACGGGTGCAGGAGGAATACCTGGCCGGGGCCAGCAACGAGGAGGCCATCGTGCGGGCGGTGGGGCGCACCGCCCGGATCATCACCAGCGCGGCGCTGATCATGTTCATCGTGTTCACCGCCTTCATCGTGGGGCGGGTGGTGGTGAACAAGAGCGTGGGCCTGGGGCTGG encodes:
- a CDS encoding MMPL family transporter, translated to MPSLARFVTGRPWLVLSLWGVLVLLCLPFAAQAPRRLSADPGALQVSESVRVTQLLKERFGEADTNTVLLVLEGRVPQGSPTFQAAYTRFMAGLAQVPGVSRTVRYDAQQAYRTVSPDGLLTLSVAQIPLREGASAALSAVRAYVAAQKDLPFRVRVTGGQAIADDFTTYAESDTKRSEFAALPLTAVVLLFVFGALVATGLPLLMSVLSITVAMAGLYGLTQLTTVSTFAQSVITLLGLGAGIDYALLMVNRFREELARHGDAREAARRTVLTAGRSVAFSGLTVAIAMAALIIPPLSFVRGMGLGGVLVVVLTVLASLTALPACFVLLGERVNSPRLLRLSWSQSPQASAAWTRFARRVTARPWLSVLSGTVLLLALASPALELKTGYAGAFGLTPGVESRDALTDVQRLGAGGLLSSFEVIVDLGAERYGPATRPQFRQLVEQLQRLPGVAAVISPFVRASDLGTAQGTGLDRTFQLAALAQRSVSRDRQYLRVTVIPESNLRADHIDPFEQRVRRVLDGSGHPYLLGGAPVGEREFTRALVNATPLAIGVVFAATFLLLLVAFRSLVVPIKSILMNTLTVGATYGVVVLVVQKGVLAGPLGIPADVGVLDSSLPLVLFAVLFGLSMDYEIFLLSRVQEEYLAGASNEEAIVRAVGRTARIITSAALIMFIVFTAFIVGRVVVNKSVGLGLAVAVLLDATLVRLVLVPGFLRLAGDWNWWLPAWLDRLLPKVHIEH